From Flavobacterium alkalisoli, the proteins below share one genomic window:
- the scpA gene encoding methylmalonyl-CoA mutase: protein MRKNIQHIQLNTNSTKPLANSKEDNFVTAEGVEVKETYNKEDIENLEHLGFGAGFAPNLRGPYATMYVRRPWTIRQYAGFSTAEESNAFYRRNLAAGQKGLSVAFDLATHRGYDSDHERVVGDVGKAGVAIDSVEDMKILFDQIPLGEMSVSMTMNGAVLPVMAFYIVAAEEQGVKPELLSGTIQNDILKEFMVRNTYIYPPAPSMKIIADIFEYTSKKMPKFNSISISGYHMQEAGATADIELAYTLADGLEYIRTGLAAGMKIDDFAPRLSFFWAIGMNHFMEIAKMRAGRMLWAKLLKQFDPQSDKSLALRTHCQTSGWSLTEQDPFNNVARTAIEAAAAAFGGTQSLHTNALDEAIALPTDFSARIARNTQIFLQEETKITKTVDPWAGSYYVESLTSEIAEKAWALIQEVEELGGMTKAIEAGIPKLRIEEAAARKQARIDSGQDIIVGVNKYRLEKEDPLHILEVDNQTVRRQQIERLNSIKATRDNQKVAECLEKLTSAAKSGQGNLLELAVDAARNRATLGEISDALESIYGRYKAQIKSFSGVYSKEIKNDESFEKAKQLADEFAKLEGRRPRIMIAKMGQDGHDRGAKVVATGYADVGFDVDIGPLFQTPAEAAKQAVENDVHILGVSSLAAGHKTLVPQVIEELKKYGREDIMVIVGGVIPAQDYEYLFDAGAVAVFGPGTKISEAAIKILEVLIKGFE from the coding sequence ATGAGAAAAAACATACAACATATACAGTTAAACACTAACAGCACCAAGCCATTAGCGAACAGTAAAGAAGATAACTTTGTTACTGCCGAAGGTGTTGAAGTAAAAGAAACATACAACAAAGAGGACATTGAAAACCTTGAGCATTTAGGTTTCGGAGCCGGATTTGCGCCTAATCTTCGCGGTCCGTATGCAACTATGTACGTTCGCCGTCCGTGGACAATCAGGCAATATGCAGGTTTCTCCACTGCCGAAGAAAGCAATGCTTTTTACCGTCGTAATCTTGCTGCGGGACAAAAAGGACTTTCTGTAGCGTTTGACCTTGCCACACACCGCGGTTATGACAGTGACCATGAACGCGTAGTGGGTGACGTAGGTAAAGCAGGTGTGGCAATAGACAGCGTTGAGGATATGAAAATTCTTTTCGACCAGATTCCGTTAGGAGAAATGTCGGTTTCAATGACTATGAACGGGGCTGTGCTTCCGGTAATGGCATTTTATATTGTTGCTGCCGAAGAACAGGGCGTAAAACCTGAACTGCTTTCGGGAACCATACAAAACGATATTCTTAAGGAGTTCATGGTTAGAAATACATACATCTACCCTCCTGCTCCTTCCATGAAGATTATTGCTGATATTTTTGAATATACCAGTAAAAAGATGCCAAAGTTCAACTCTATCAGTATTTCGGGCTACCACATGCAGGAAGCCGGGGCTACTGCCGATATTGAGCTGGCATACACCCTTGCGGATGGTTTAGAATATATACGTACCGGACTTGCTGCCGGAATGAAAATAGATGATTTTGCTCCCCGGCTTTCTTTCTTTTGGGCAATAGGAATGAATCATTTTATGGAAATTGCCAAAATGCGTGCAGGACGTATGTTATGGGCAAAACTACTTAAACAGTTCGACCCTCAAAGTGATAAATCACTGGCGTTACGTACACACTGCCAAACCAGCGGATGGAGCTTAACAGAACAGGATCCTTTTAACAATGTAGCCCGTACTGCTATTGAAGCTGCTGCGGCTGCTTTTGGGGGAACACAATCGTTACACACAAATGCACTGGACGAGGCAATTGCCTTGCCAACCGATTTCTCGGCACGTATTGCACGTAACACCCAGATATTCCTACAGGAAGAAACCAAAATTACCAAGACGGTAGACCCGTGGGCAGGAAGCTATTATGTAGAAAGCCTTACCTCCGAAATTGCCGAAAAAGCATGGGCTCTTATCCAGGAAGTGGAAGAACTGGGTGGTATGACAAAAGCTATTGAAGCAGGTATACCAAAACTTCGTATTGAAGAAGCTGCTGCCAGAAAACAGGCAAGAATTGACAGTGGACAGGATATAATTGTTGGTGTAAACAAATACAGGCTGGAAAAAGAAGATCCGCTTCATATTCTTGAAGTAGATAACCAAACTGTACGTCGCCAGCAAATAGAAAGACTAAACAGTATTAAGGCAACACGCGATAACCAAAAAGTTGCCGAATGCCTTGAAAAACTTACCTCAGCAGCAAAATCAGGACAGGGTAACCTGTTAGAACTTGCTGTAGATGCAGCCCGAAACAGGGCTACTCTGGGTGAGATTAGTGATGCACTGGAATCGATTTACGGAAGATATAAAGCACAAATCAAATCATTTAGCGGAGTGTACAGCAAAGAGATTAAAAATGACGAGAGCTTTGAAAAAGCAAAACAGTTGGCAGATGAATTTGCTAAGCTGGAAGGCCGTCGCCCAAGGATAATGATTGCAAAAATGGGTCAGGACGGTCATGACCGTGGCGCTAAAGTAGTAGCTACCGGATATGCCGATGTTGGTTTTGATGTGGACATTGGTCCACTTTTCCAGACACCTGCCGAAGCAGCCAAACAGGCTGTGGAGAACGACGTACATATTTTAGGGGTTTCCTCACTCGCTGCGGGACATAAAACATTAGTCCCTCAGGTTATTGAAGAGCTTAAAAAATATGGGCGTGAAGATATCATGGTAATTGTAGGCGGTGTTATACCGGCTCAGGACTATGAATATCTTTTTGATGCGGGTGCTGTAGCGGTATTCGGGCCGGGAACAAAAATTAGTGAAGCAGCCATTAAAATACTTGAAGTATTAATTAAAGGCTTTGAATAA
- a CDS encoding OmpA family protein: MRILKYTGLLFILLLSCFQATAQRKELKKAKIQFDNYAYSDALETYLEVANTGYRSIELYEQIGDAYYFKGELDYAYQWYNKLFNLHKEVEPEYYYRYAQTLKFVGNADEADKMMNKFSELSSDDLRTKMFLDNKDYREQIEENSGRYEIKPMEVNSNFSDYGPAFYKDKIVFASSRDTINNKKKRGRVDRWTNEAFTGLYVTPAKEDDSLAGKVEKFSLNLDTKYHESTPVFTKDGNTVYFTRNNYNNGKVKKDDHNGILLKIYRAKFNGTEWTDVTELSFNSNDYSCAHPALSADERTLYFASNMPGTYGRSDIYRVSINGNGNFGMAENLGPGINTEGRESFPFVSDTDDLYFASEGHPGLGGLDIFVSKMEPDGNYIKAYNVGRPINSERDDFGLIFNAVESQGFFTTNRKGNDDIYRFKEIEEFAYECKEKLEGILREEGTGRVLANTKVLVIDEKKKVAQEAVTDIDGNYSFEVDCGKQYIVKADRAEEALAQNEVKKGSDLGKVFNIQYIYFDLGKYEIKPEAAKDLDKLVAYMKQNPNMKLDVRTHTDSRASHKYNQVLSDKRANSIIAYIIDHGVEAYRVGGRGYGETQLLSKCPDGVICSEEQHRLNRRCEFIITEM, encoded by the coding sequence ATGAGGATATTAAAATATACAGGATTACTATTTATACTGTTGCTTAGTTGTTTTCAGGCTACTGCACAAAGGAAGGAATTGAAAAAGGCTAAGATTCAGTTTGATAATTATGCCTATAGTGATGCTTTAGAAACCTACCTTGAAGTGGCAAACACGGGGTACAGGTCTATAGAGCTGTATGAACAGATAGGGGATGCCTATTATTTTAAAGGAGAACTTGATTATGCCTATCAGTGGTATAATAAACTGTTTAACCTTCATAAGGAGGTAGAGCCTGAATATTATTACCGTTATGCACAAACATTAAAGTTTGTAGGTAATGCAGATGAAGCTGATAAAATGATGAATAAATTCTCTGAACTTAGCTCTGATGATCTTAGGACTAAAATGTTTTTGGATAACAAGGATTATCGTGAACAGATTGAGGAAAATTCCGGGAGGTATGAAATAAAGCCAATGGAAGTAAACTCTAATTTTTCAGATTACGGGCCTGCATTTTATAAAGATAAAATTGTTTTTGCTTCATCAAGAGATACGATTAACAATAAGAAGAAACGCGGTCGTGTTGACCGATGGACTAACGAGGCTTTTACAGGCCTATATGTAACCCCTGCAAAGGAAGATGACAGCCTTGCAGGTAAAGTGGAGAAGTTTTCGCTAAACCTTGATACTAAATATCATGAGTCGACACCTGTGTTTACTAAAGACGGAAACACTGTTTACTTTACACGTAACAACTATAATAACGGAAAAGTAAAGAAAGATGACCATAACGGGATATTGCTTAAAATATACAGGGCAAAATTTAACGGTACCGAATGGACCGATGTAACAGAACTGTCTTTTAACAGTAATGATTACAGTTGTGCACACCCCGCATTAAGCGCAGATGAAAGGACACTTTATTTTGCTTCAAATATGCCTGGAACCTACGGTAGATCTGATATATACAGGGTGAGCATTAACGGGAACGGCAATTTTGGAATGGCAGAAAACTTAGGCCCCGGTATTAATACCGAAGGTAGGGAGAGTTTCCCTTTTGTGTCGGATACAGATGATCTATACTTTGCTTCTGAAGGGCATCCCGGACTTGGCGGACTGGATATTTTTGTGAGTAAGATGGAGCCTGACGGTAACTACATTAAAGCATATAATGTGGGTAGGCCTATTAATAGTGAAAGAGATGACTTTGGACTGATATTTAATGCAGTTGAATCACAAGGTTTTTTTACCACTAACAGAAAAGGTAACGACGATATATACAGGTTTAAAGAAATAGAAGAATTTGCCTACGAGTGTAAAGAGAAACTGGAAGGTATATTAAGAGAGGAAGGAACCGGAAGGGTACTTGCCAATACTAAGGTTCTCGTGATTGACGAGAAGAAGAAAGTAGCACAGGAAGCAGTTACGGATATTGACGGAAACTACTCTTTTGAGGTAGATTGCGGTAAGCAATATATTGTGAAGGCAGACAGGGCTGAGGAAGCTCTTGCGCAGAACGAAGTAAAGAAAGGTTCCGATTTAGGTAAGGTGTTTAATATACAATACATCTACTTTGATTTAGGTAAATATGAAATTAAACCGGAAGCTGCAAAAGACCTTGATAAGCTGGTTGCTTATATGAAGCAGAATCCGAATATGAAGCTGGATGTAAGGACACATACCGATTCAAGGGCATCACATAAGTACAATCAGGTGCTTTCTGATAAAAGAGCAAATTCCATTATTGCCTATATAATAGATCATGGTGTGGAAGCATACCGTGTAGGAGGTAGGGGATATGGAGAAACTCAATTATTAAGCAAATGTCCTGATGGTGTAATATGTAGTGAGGAGCAGCATAGGCTAAATCGCAGGTGTGAATTTATAATAACTGAAATGTAA
- a CDS encoding PorP/SprF family type IX secretion system membrane protein, whose product MSAKKIIAVFALMVCSLANAQQDPQYTQYMYNTIQVNPAYAGSRGKTSIFGIYRAQWVGLDGAPTTAAASVNAPVGNKLGLGLSFVNDRIGPMDDNAISVDFSYTIDISYNYQLAFGLKGTADLLNVDFTKLNIFNPDDPGFQNNVDNQFSPNFGAGLFLYSDNTYFGVSVPDFLETKHYEHNTTSVAKDRMHYYFIGGHVFDLTYNLKFKPAAMVKATKGSPLQADVSANFLYDEKLTLGMAYRWDAALSALVGFQISKDIFVGYTYDMETTRLAEYNSGSHEIYLRFELVKKNEKVENPRFF is encoded by the coding sequence ATGTCTGCAAAAAAAATTATAGCAGTATTTGCACTTATGGTTTGCAGCCTGGCAAATGCACAGCAGGATCCGCAGTACACTCAGTATATGTACAATACTATACAGGTAAATCCTGCTTATGCGGGGTCCAGAGGAAAAACAAGCATATTTGGTATATACCGTGCACAATGGGTAGGTCTTGATGGGGCTCCAACAACTGCGGCAGCATCAGTAAACGCACCCGTAGGAAATAAGCTGGGATTGGGATTGTCATTCGTTAATGACAGGATTGGTCCGATGGACGATAATGCCATATCAGTAGACTTTTCATATACTATTGATATCTCTTATAACTATCAGCTGGCTTTTGGTTTAAAGGGAACGGCAGATTTACTGAATGTAGATTTTACTAAGCTTAATATTTTTAATCCGGATGATCCGGGATTTCAAAATAATGTGGATAACCAGTTTTCACCAAATTTTGGTGCAGGTTTATTCCTTTATTCTGATAATACTTATTTCGGGGTATCAGTACCGGACTTTTTGGAAACAAAGCATTATGAGCACAATACTACTTCGGTAGCAAAAGACAGGATGCACTATTATTTTATAGGAGGGCATGTGTTTGATCTTACATACAACCTTAAGTTTAAGCCGGCCGCTATGGTAAAGGCAACAAAAGGTTCTCCGCTACAGGCAGATGTTTCGGCAAACTTCCTGTATGATGAAAAGCTTACACTGGGTATGGCTTACAGATGGGATGCTGCATTAAGTGCCTTAGTAGGTTTTCAGATAAGTAAAGATATTTTTGTTGGGTATACCTATGATATGGAAACAACAAGATTAGCCGAGTATAACTCAGGTTCACATGAAATTTACCTGCGTTTTGAGTTGGTTAAGAAAAATGAGAAAGTAGAAAACCCACGATTCTTTTAA
- a CDS encoding gliding motility-associated C-terminal domain-containing protein encodes MKKLKITYLFLLFSGVVAAQSGQTVNEGILYVSPGTLVSVESDFDNKGMGEYENNGEVLLKGNFNNDGITSFNPALGGYTRFEGYTQQNITGSIPADFYNVLFRNPNPQPAFRLYGDISISGNADFYQGIVQDDIFGGIIIFEDEATHTNTSDESFVDGYAVKNGTTDFSFPIGDGQYYRYAAISAPDDQSSAFTGKYYFEDSNMLYPHESRAQEIEIIDNREYWTIDKTGGEADVMITLSWDEFTTTPSELLVESTEAIRVVRWDTEAGMWVDEGGVQDMFAKTVTTPVHVSGYGVFTLGRLRKGYLPTEDIVIYNGLTPDGDGKNDYFYIEGITNHPGNTVQIYNRWGIKVYETAEYDSNGNVFTGVSSGRATLSQRDRLPAGTYFYVIQYPHRGTTIKKSGYLYISSAD; translated from the coding sequence ATGAAAAAATTAAAAATCACATACCTGTTCCTGCTTTTTTCAGGAGTGGTAGCTGCCCAGTCAGGGCAAACCGTAAACGAAGGCATACTATATGTAAGCCCGGGAACACTCGTGTCTGTTGAATCGGATTTTGACAACAAAGGCATGGGCGAGTATGAAAATAATGGAGAAGTTTTGCTTAAGGGCAACTTTAATAATGACGGTATTACAAGCTTTAATCCTGCTTTAGGCGGATATACAAGGTTTGAAGGATATACTCAGCAGAATATAACCGGCAGCATACCGGCTGACTTTTACAACGTTTTGTTTCGTAACCCAAATCCGCAGCCCGCTTTTCGTTTGTATGGGGATATTTCGATTAGTGGCAATGCCGATTTTTATCAGGGAATAGTTCAGGATGATATATTTGGGGGAATAATCATATTTGAAGACGAAGCAACTCATACCAATACCAGTGATGAAAGTTTTGTTGACGGCTACGCTGTAAAGAATGGCACAACCGACTTTTCATTCCCTATTGGAGACGGCCAATACTACAGGTATGCTGCTATTTCTGCTCCTGATGATCAGTCATCAGCATTTACAGGCAAGTATTATTTTGAAGATTCTAATATGCTTTATCCTCATGAAAGCAGGGCACAGGAAATTGAGATTATAGACAATAGAGAATACTGGACTATAGATAAGACAGGAGGAGAGGCAGATGTAATGATAACCCTGAGTTGGGATGAATTTACCACAACACCTTCTGAACTTTTAGTAGAATCAACAGAAGCCATACGTGTTGTGCGCTGGGATACCGAAGCAGGCATGTGGGTAGATGAAGGTGGCGTTCAGGATATGTTTGCCAAAACCGTAACCACGCCTGTACACGTTTCGGGATATGGTGTGTTTACACTGGGAAGATTGAGAAAAGGTTATTTGCCAACAGAAGACATAGTTATTTATAACGGTTTGACTCCTGACGGCGATGGTAAAAATGATTATTTCTATATAGAAGGGATAACAAATCATCCGGGTAATACAGTACAGATATATAACCGATGGGGTATAAAAGTGTATGAAACAGCCGAATATGACAGTAACGGAAATGTTTTTACAGGAGTGTCTTCGGGCAGGGCTACACTTTCTCAAAGGGACAGGCTTCCTGCAGGTACTTACTTTTATGTAATACAGTATCCACACAGGGGCACAACGATTAAGAAATCAGGTTATTTATACATAAGCAGTGCAGATTAA
- a CDS encoding carbonic anhydrase → MDIKKVFENNKEWITKQIKSNPSYFDSLAKGQSPEILYIGCADSRVTAEEIMGLEPGDVFVHRNIANMVPNTDLNVMSVINYAVDFLKVNHIVVCGHYNCGGVKAAMESADLGILNPWLRNVRDVYRIHKAELNAIEDEGKRYDRLVELNVQEQCINAIKTAEVQRAINNRNLTVHGWIFDLRTGNLVDLKIDFQAITKGIADIYRIT, encoded by the coding sequence ATGGATATTAAAAAAGTTTTTGAGAACAATAAGGAATGGATTACCAAACAGATTAAAAGCAATCCTTCTTATTTTGACAGCCTTGCGAAAGGGCAATCACCCGAAATTCTATACATAGGCTGTGCCGACAGCCGTGTAACTGCTGAAGAAATTATGGGACTTGAACCGGGAGATGTTTTTGTACATCGCAATATTGCAAACATGGTACCCAATACCGATTTGAATGTAATGTCGGTTATTAACTATGCTGTAGACTTTTTAAAAGTGAACCATATTGTAGTTTGCGGACACTATAACTGCGGAGGTGTTAAAGCTGCAATGGAGTCGGCAGATTTAGGTATACTTAACCCGTGGCTGCGTAATGTACGTGATGTTTACCGCATTCATAAAGCAGAACTTAACGCTATTGAAGATGAAGGCAAACGTTACGACAGGCTTGTGGAACTTAATGTGCAGGAACAGTGTATTAACGCAATTAAAACTGCCGAGGTTCAACGTGCTATAAACAACCGTAACCTTACTGTTCATGGCTGGATATTCGATTTAAGGACCGGTAATCTTGTAGATCTTAAAATTGATTTTCAAGCCATTACCAAAGGCATTGCCGACATCTATAGAATTACATAA
- a CDS encoding cation-translocating P-type ATPase, which produces MEQKYFGLKGLTSQEVQQSRESHGSNSIQFKKENKIIMALKDLVKEPMIILLLVAASIYFISGDIGDGIFMAASILLVATISLYQESRSRNALEKLKDYTRPHCKVIRNGDEQTINNEDLVIDDLMIVEEGSAIPADGTIVQANDFSVNESVITGESFPVSKDESKEDKIVYSGTIVTTGLAVVKVTAIGKSTKLGQIGQSLEDISTEKTPLEKQIANFVKKMVILGAVVFVAVWIFNYINSGNFIDSLLKSLTLAMSILPEEIPVAFTTFMALGAWRLMKMEIIVKQMKTVETLGSATVICTDKTGTITENKMTLARVAAFPSPDISNPENSLSEKEKELVTYAMWASEPIPFDPMEIALHSAYKNSTDSDKRPDFKMVHEYPLGGKPPMMTHVFEDTNRARIIAAKGAPEAMMKVSGMTETEMQAVNETIANLAKDGFRVLGVGHTEFSGNDFPKNQQDLNFTFDGIVAFYDPPKKNITDVFNSFYNAGIDVKIVTGDNALTTAAIAKQVGFKDYDKTLSGEELMHLSEEELKEKVMHTAIFTRMFPEAKLKIINALKACNQVVAMTGDGVNDGPALKASHIGIAMGKKGTEIAKEAASLILPDDDLAKMVDAIGMGRKIYTNLKKAIQYIISIHIPIILTVSIPLVLGWVYPNIFSPVHVIFLELIMGPTCSIIYENEPMEKNTMNQKPRPFTSTFFNIGELTTSIIQGLAITAGTLGIYLYAVSLELTESHVRTLVFVTLISANVFLTLVNRSFYYSVITSFSYKNRLIPLIIGITILLTFLLLYADPLVEFFEFSTPSISLLGLSILAGFISVIWFEIVKWTKRLKNTEPTI; this is translated from the coding sequence ATGGAGCAAAAGTACTTTGGCCTAAAAGGATTAACCTCCCAAGAGGTTCAACAATCCAGAGAAAGCCACGGCAGTAATTCAATACAATTTAAAAAAGAAAATAAAATAATCATGGCGCTCAAAGACCTTGTCAAAGAGCCCATGATTATTTTATTGCTTGTAGCCGCATCCATTTACTTTATAAGCGGCGATATTGGCGATGGTATTTTTATGGCTGCCTCTATCCTGTTGGTAGCAACTATTTCCCTTTATCAGGAATCCCGAAGCAGGAATGCCCTTGAGAAACTTAAGGATTATACCCGTCCTCACTGCAAGGTAATAAGAAACGGAGACGAACAAACGATCAACAACGAAGACCTTGTTATAGATGACCTAATGATTGTTGAGGAAGGCTCTGCCATACCCGCTGATGGAACCATAGTGCAGGCCAACGATTTTTCGGTTAACGAATCTGTTATCACAGGTGAATCATTTCCTGTTTCCAAAGACGAAAGCAAAGAAGACAAAATTGTTTACAGTGGTACCATAGTAACTACAGGACTGGCTGTAGTTAAGGTCACAGCCATTGGGAAATCTACAAAACTGGGGCAAATAGGCCAAAGCCTTGAAGATATCAGTACTGAAAAGACACCTCTGGAAAAACAGATTGCCAACTTTGTAAAAAAGATGGTGATACTGGGAGCTGTGGTTTTTGTGGCGGTATGGATATTTAACTATATAAACTCAGGCAATTTTATCGATAGTCTTTTAAAGTCACTTACACTTGCCATGAGTATACTACCGGAAGAAATTCCTGTTGCCTTTACCACATTTATGGCATTAGGTGCCTGGAGGTTAATGAAAATGGAGATTATAGTAAAACAGATGAAAACTGTTGAAACACTTGGCAGTGCTACTGTAATATGTACCGATAAAACGGGAACCATTACCGAAAATAAAATGACCCTAGCCCGCGTAGCTGCTTTTCCTTCACCAGATATATCAAATCCTGAAAATAGTCTCTCTGAAAAAGAAAAGGAACTGGTTACTTATGCTATGTGGGCCAGCGAACCTATACCATTTGATCCTATGGAGATTGCCCTGCATAGTGCCTATAAAAACTCAACGGATAGCGATAAAAGACCTGATTTTAAAATGGTTCATGAATATCCGTTGGGCGGCAAACCTCCTATGATGACCCATGTTTTTGAAGACACTAACAGAGCTAGGATAATAGCCGCAAAAGGCGCTCCCGAGGCTATGATGAAAGTATCGGGCATGACGGAAACTGAAATGCAGGCGGTTAATGAAACCATAGCAAATCTGGCAAAGGATGGTTTTAGGGTTTTAGGCGTGGGACATACTGAATTCAGCGGAAATGATTTCCCTAAAAATCAGCAGGACCTAAACTTTACGTTTGATGGTATAGTTGCTTTTTATGACCCTCCGAAGAAAAACATAACTGATGTTTTCAATTCATTTTACAATGCCGGTATTGATGTAAAAATTGTTACCGGAGACAATGCCCTTACTACAGCAGCCATCGCCAAGCAGGTAGGTTTTAAGGATTATGATAAAACCCTTAGCGGAGAGGAACTCATGCATCTTTCTGAGGAAGAGTTAAAGGAAAAGGTTATGCACACAGCTATCTTTACCCGTATGTTCCCTGAGGCCAAGCTCAAAATAATCAATGCACTTAAAGCCTGTAATCAGGTAGTGGCAATGACCGGAGACGGTGTTAATGACGGACCTGCATTAAAAGCATCACATATTGGCATCGCTATGGGCAAAAAAGGAACTGAAATTGCAAAAGAAGCTGCTTCACTTATTTTACCGGATGATGATCTTGCCAAAATGGTTGATGCCATAGGTATGGGCAGAAAGATATATACCAACCTAAAAAAGGCTATTCAGTATATCATTTCAATCCATATCCCTATTATACTTACGGTGTCTATACCATTAGTATTGGGTTGGGTTTATCCTAACATTTTTTCTCCTGTACATGTTATATTCCTTGAGCTTATTATGGGACCAACATGTTCTATTATTTATGAAAATGAGCCCATGGAAAAAAACACCATGAACCAAAAACCAAGGCCATTCACCTCAACTTTCTTTAATATAGGAGAACTTACTACAAGTATAATACAGGGATTGGCAATAACAGCAGGTACATTAGGAATTTATCTTTATGCCGTTTCACTTGAGCTTACCGAATCGCATGTACGAACCCTTGTTTTTGTTACGCTTATATCGGCAAATGTATTTTTAACCTTGGTTAACCGTTCTTTTTACTATTCTGTTATTACATCGTTTAGCTATAAAAACAGACTTATTCCATTAATAATAGGCATAACAATCCTGTTAACCTTTTTACTATTATATGCCGATCCGTTAGTTGAGTTTTTTGAATTCAGTACACCTTCAATTTCATTACTTGGGCTAAGCATACTTGCCGGATTTATTTCGGTTATATGGTTTGAAATTGTAAAATGGACAAAGCGATTAAAAAATACTGAGCCAACCATTTAA